In Microbulbifer salipaludis, a genomic segment contains:
- a CDS encoding ribonucleotide-diphosphate reductase subunit beta, whose amino-acid sequence MLSWDDIDSKPETGALSGQQQKAEPQPVPGALPSEQQAVTEPGANYQVDSASSAPAPTAAQSQSSTASASSAVEAARAAVSELDPAPGLEELEMGAARIQVDEKRIINCRADLNQLVPFKYDWAWQKYLDGCANHWMPQEVNMNKDVSMWKDPNGLTEDERRIVEYSLGYFSTADSLVANNLVLAIYRHITNPECRQYILRQSFEEAIHTHAYQYCVESLGMDEGEVFNMYREVPSVAKKAAWSLAHTGSISDPNFKTGTVETDQELLRNLIAFYAVTEGIFFYCGFTQILSMGRRNKMTGVAEQFQYILRDESMHLNFGIDVINQIKLENPHLWTDAFQQEVTQMVLEGMELEVAYARDTMPRGVLGMNAAMMEEYLHFIANRRLSQLGLKEQFPGAQNPFPWMSEIMDLRKEKNFFETRVIEYQTGGALQW is encoded by the coding sequence ATGCTGAGCTGGGACGATATCGATTCCAAACCCGAAACAGGAGCCCTCAGCGGCCAACAACAGAAAGCCGAACCGCAACCGGTGCCGGGAGCACTGCCATCCGAGCAGCAGGCAGTCACCGAACCCGGCGCTAACTACCAGGTAGATAGCGCCAGCAGTGCCCCGGCACCGACCGCGGCCCAAAGCCAATCCAGCACCGCCTCCGCGTCTTCCGCGGTAGAAGCCGCGCGCGCCGCAGTGAGCGAGCTGGACCCGGCCCCGGGCCTCGAAGAACTGGAAATGGGCGCCGCCCGTATCCAGGTGGACGAAAAGCGCATCATCAACTGCCGCGCCGACCTGAACCAGCTGGTACCGTTCAAATACGACTGGGCCTGGCAGAAATACCTCGACGGCTGTGCCAACCACTGGATGCCGCAGGAAGTGAACATGAACAAAGACGTGTCCATGTGGAAAGACCCCAACGGTCTGACCGAGGACGAGCGTCGCATCGTGGAATACTCCCTGGGTTACTTCTCCACCGCCGACTCCCTGGTAGCCAACAACCTGGTGCTGGCCATCTACCGCCACATCACCAACCCGGAATGCCGCCAGTACATCCTGCGTCAGTCCTTTGAAGAAGCCATCCACACCCACGCCTACCAGTACTGTGTAGAGTCCCTGGGCATGGACGAAGGCGAAGTCTTCAACATGTACCGCGAAGTCCCGAGCGTTGCCAAGAAAGCCGCCTGGAGCCTCGCGCACACCGGCTCCATCAGCGACCCCAACTTCAAGACCGGCACCGTAGAAACCGACCAGGAACTGTTGCGCAACCTGATCGCCTTCTACGCAGTTACTGAAGGCATCTTCTTCTACTGTGGCTTCACCCAGATCCTGTCCATGGGCCGCCGCAACAAGATGACCGGCGTTGCCGAGCAGTTCCAGTACATCCTGCGCGATGAGTCGATGCACCTCAATTTTGGTATCGACGTCATCAACCAGATCAAACTGGAAAACCCGCACCTGTGGACCGACGCGTTCCAGCAGGAAGTGACGCAGATGGTTCTGGAAGGTATGGAACTGGAAGTGGCCTACGCCCGCGACACCATGCCCCGCGGCGTACTCGGCATGAATGCCGCGATGATGGAAGAATACCTCCACTTCATCGCCAACCGCCGCCTGAGCCAGCTGGGCCTGAAAGAACAGTTCCCCGGCGCCCAGAACCCCTTCCCCTGGATGTCCGAGATCATGGACCTGCGCAAGGAGAAGAACTTCTTCGAAACGCGGGTTATTGAATACCAGACTGGCGGTGCACTGCAGTGGTAA